The stretch of DNA ACTTTGGCTCGGTGGCAACTTATTATTATGGGGCTTCCGGGGCTACGCATCGAGAAAAAAAGGCGCCCTACTTGTTGCAGTGGTTCGCGATGCGGGAGGCTAAAAAAGCGGAGCTTAAACTTTATGATTTTCTGGGGGTGGCGCCGGAGGGCGATGAGCGCCATGTGCTTTCGGGCGTCACACAATTTAAAACTCGCTTTGGCGGGGTGCGAGTGCAGTACACCGAGGCCAGGGTCTTTGTGTATCGGCGGCTTTGGTGGTGGATTTATCGTGTGGCGAAGGCCTTGCGCCGCTAAATCTGTTCTGTTGTGCTTTTTTTGCCGCGTTTTTTCTCTTCAATCTCGAAGGCGCGGTCGATGAAGAGGACGCCGTCGAGGTGGTCCACCTCATGTTGGATGATGCGAGCGTTGAAGTGTTCGAGCACCAGGGTTTGTTCTTGGTTTTTGAGGTTTTTGTAGGAAACGGTCAGGCGGGAGGCGCGGAGCACCTTGCCCCACACTCCGGGGAGGCTCAGGCAGCCCTCTTCCCCTTCTTCGGTTTCCTCCGATCGCTCAAGAATTTCCGGATTGATGATGGGGAAGATGATTTCGTTTTTCTCTCCGGGGTTGAGGCGCACGATGGCCATGCGAATGTTGCGCCCGCATTGAGGCGCGGCGATGCCCACTCCGTTTTCTTTCCACATGGTTTTGGTCATTTCATCCGCGAACTTGCGGATGTCCGCTGTGATCTGGCGGATGGGGGTGGAAACCGTGCGAAGAATGGTATTGTCTGTTCCTTTTTCTACGGGGATAGCCATGATTACTGTGATTTTAGACTGGCTTCAATGAATTCGTCCAGCTCTCCGTTCAAAACTTTGTCCACCTGGCTGGTCTCGTGATCGGTACGGTGGTCTTTTACCATTTGGTACGGCTGCAAAACATAGGAGCGGATTTGGTTGCCCCAGGAATGCTGCACATGATCGCCGCGGATTTCTTGAATGGTGCTCAAATGGTTTTGTTCTTGCAGTGCGAGCAGTTTGGTTTTGAGCACTTTGAGTGCGTTTTCGCGGTTTTGAACCTGACTGCGTTCGGTTTGGCAGGCTACGCTGAGGCCTGAAGGAAGGTGGGTGACGCGGGCGGCGGTGCTGGTTTTGTTCACATTCTGCCCTCCGGCGCCACCGGCACGGAAAAAGTCCCATTCCAAGTCGTCTTCCTTTATTTCCAGTTCCACTTCATCCAGATCCGGCACCACTTCCACCATGGCGAAAGAAGTTTCGCGGCTTTGCTTGGCGTTGAAAGGGGAGAGGCGAACTAGGCGATGCACCCCGTGTTCGTGCTTGAGGTAGCCGTAGGCGTAGGCGCCGTCTACTCGAAAAGAGGCGCTTTTGATTCCCGCTTCTTCGGCGGGAGAGAGGTCCAGTTGAGTGGCTTTCCAGCCACGGGCTTCGCAGTACCGTAAATACATTCGCATGAGCATTTCGGCAAAATCTTGCGCGTCCACGCCCCCGGTTCCCGCGTGAAAAGAGAGGATGGCGTTTTCCGCATCGTATGGGCCGCTGAGGTAGAGCTCAATGCTCAGGTGTCCGTGCAGCTTTTCGGCTTCAGCGGTGTCTTTTTCAATCTGATTCACGGTTTCTTTGTCGGACTCCTCCACCATACTGGTGAGGTCCAAAAGATTCTGAGCGTCGTGCTCCAATTTTTCCCAGGACCCGATGGTTTCACGGATCAGCCCTGCCTCTTTGGATATTTTTTGCGCATGAGCTTGATCGCTCCAAAAATCGGGTGCGGCCATTTCCGCTTCCAGAGTGGAGAGCGCGGATTTCTTTGCAGGCAAATCCAAATGTTTGAGGGATTTCTTCACCTCATCTTGGAGCAGTAGCAGTCTATCTTTGATTTCTTGCATGGGGGAGTTAGAAGCCGAATACTTGAAGAAATTTTGGTTTTGCTTTTTTTAGGACCTCCTTTTTTAGAAGACCTAATTCGCCCAAAACAATTCCTTTGCTCAGGGTTGCGAGCTTATCGAAACGAATGGTCGAGTCCACTTTCAGCCCTGTTTCCTTAAAATATTTCTCGTTGGTTTTGAGCGTCCAATGCCCCTTGGCGTCCGCTTCACTCCCTCGAGAAGTGACGAAGGCCACAATGATATCTTTTGCCCCCGCTTCCGCATCGGAAAGGATTAGGGCGGGGCGAACCTTGGTCGAAGTTAAATCTGTAAAAGGGAATGGCACCAGAACGATGGCTCCGAATTTAAACATATCGTTTTTTGAGATCTTTCATGGAATAAATGTCGGGCTCGTCTTCAAGGAACTGAAAGCTTGTGGACTGAGCGTTCATCTCTGTTATTGGGAGTGCTTCGTTGAGGGTGATTCGCGGAACCACGAGCACCTCTTCTTCTTCACGGCGACCGATGGAGATGATGATTTTTTGGTATCTCACCTGGCTGACGATTTCGCTCAAATGCTTTCGCGCTTCTGTGGTCGTGTAATGTCTCATGATTTATTGTAGGTTGGTACAATTGTAACAATTTGTACAAAATGCGTCAATTGTCGCACCCTCCCCAGCGCGGGAACTCTGGATCACCCTGTACTACCCCCTTCAATATTTCGCGGATTCGTTCGATGGACTCTGCAATGGCGTGTCTTACGGTGTTGGCTTGGGCTCGTAGGTTAGTACAGCCTGGTCGCTGCTCGGCGTCCAAGAACATCTGGAGAACCTGGTTTCCCAGGTCAGTGGCCCCTCCAACCTCGGCCTTGAGTTGAGCTGCCGTTAAGCTTTCTCCAGACGGAAGACTGAATATGTAATGACTTCCTTCTCTTTGGCAATTCTCTTCAGCTTTCATTATTTCCTTTATCAATCTGGCTCTGGGGCTCTCGAGTGATTCTTTGGTGTGGGGAATCTCCATAAAAATTTTTTATAGTGCTGCACTTTAGCACCTGGCCAGTCCTCCGCACAAGCGCTGCCTGCTTCTTAGTGCTGCGCTAGTTGTTTTACCGAAGCTTGCGCATTAGAATGGCGGGGATGTCTACCGCAAAGAAAATTCTCAGCAATACGGCGATTCAGGTGTTTGGACGGGCTATTATGGCGGGGCTGAGCATTGTGATTTTGAAGATTATTTCGCACTTTTTGAGTGTGGAGGGGTATGGGCAGTACACGGCGGTTTATGAGTTTTTGGCGTTTTTTGGGGTTGCGGCGGATTTGGGGTTGTTCACGATTGCGGTGCGGGAGATGAGCAAGGGGGAGCGGGACAAAACCTTTATTGCCAACAATATTTTGGGCATGCGTATGACGCTGGGCGTGGTGATGATGTCCTTGGCGACGGTGGCGGCGTTTCTGATTCCGGCCTACCAGGACACTTTTATTCCGGTGGGCGTGGCTGTGGCGTCTTTGTCGGTTTTTCTGGCGATCATGCACGGTACGGTTTCCAGCGTGCTGCAGGTGGAGCTCCGCATGCAACACGCCACTTGGGGTCTGGTGTTGGGGAAGGCGGTTTCTTTGGCTTGGATGGCGGCGGTGATCTTTTACTTTTTTGCAGATGAGCCAAGCCAAGCAGCTTTTAATCAACTGATGATTGCGGGGGTGGTGGGGAATTTGCTTTCGTTTTTATATACTTTTTATTTTGCGCTCAAGGTGCAGCGGATTCGTCCGCAGTTTACGCGGGAATACTGGAAAGAAGTGGCCATTACGGCGGCCCCGTACGGAACCGCTCTTATTTTAAACATGGTGTATTTTCGCGTGAGCAGTTTGATGCTTTTATTTATGGAAGGGCCAAAGGAGCTTGGGTACTTGGGGCCTGCCATGCGGATTTTGGAGATTTTGAATGTGATTCCGGTTTACTTTATGAACAGTGTTTTGCCGGTGCTCTCCAAGGCGGTGCGGGAAGGGGGCACGAAGGTGGAACGGATTGTGCAGCTGGCGTTTAACTTTTTATTTATGACGGGATTTCCCATGGCTGTGGGGCTTTACCTGTTGGCGTATCCCATTATTTTTCTCATCACTCAGCCGGAATTTTTGAGCCAGCTGGATAAGGGGATTTATGGGTCCGACTACGCGCTGCGGATTTTGGCGCTGGCCATGTTCTTTTCCTTTTTGAACAGCACCTTTAACTACTCCCTGATTTCGTTGGGGAAGCAAAACCACTTGTTGTGGATCAACGGGAGCGCCGCGGCCCTGAACATTGTGGTGAATCTTTACCTTATTCCGCGGCTTGGCTTCCGCGGTGCGGCACTTTCGAGCGTGGGGGTGGAGCTCTTTATTTTGGCGCTTTCGTATCTGGTGGCGCGAAGGTACATCCATTACCGCTTCGACCTTGTGGGGCTCTTCAAAATTGCGCTCGCCGGGCTGCTTATGGGCGGCGCCGTATATGCACTCAAAGACCCCACTTACAATCTGTGGGGCCTTCAGAATCTCAATGTTTTGGTGCTCGCCGTGGGCGGCGCCGCCCTCTACGGCGGCCTCCTTTATCTCTTTGGGGCTATCCCTGAAGAGTTTAAGAAGAAGGCTTCAGAGAAATTGGCTTAGATTTGGATTATCTCCTGTCTTCGCATTCGGATTTGATGTCCTTGGCGCCTAGGCCTACGACTCCGCTCGGTCTTGTATCTTTTCCGGTGTAGGTGGAGCAGGTGGCATTTATTCCCCTTGCACATTCAGTGAGGATGAAAGCGCCGGCGGCCTGCTCACAGGGGTCCTCCCGGAAAAAGGCTGGGGCCACGACGGCGGCGTCCCCGGGCGCTTCGGGCTCCTCCCAAAACTTCCACCAGCTGGATTCCGGCGTCCCAATGTCCGTGTAGCCCAGAACCGGCTTCCCGGCCGTACCTACCGCTTCTCGCGCGCAGCGGAACTCCTGCTCTGAATCGGTGGCAACAAAGCCCATCTCCCGCCCCAGCTGAAGTGCTTGCTCAATTGCGTTTTTTTCTCGATCTGTACACTCGTCGACTGTTGCACGAGCTTTCCCGGACGGAGTGGTGATATCCACAAAACCGTCCTCATAAAGTTCCTTTGCCCTAACGGCGTTTTCACCTCTCTCCGCTGTCACATCGACATGTCCACAGCCTTCGAGGGTAAGGGCGCCGAGCCCCAGTGCCGCCACCGGCAGACCAATTTTTAAGAGATTGTTCATGGTATCAATGTTAAGACTGGGGTTTACTTTAACACTCTTTCATGCAGATGTCAAGGGGCTGCATTTGGACTTTGGGGGGTGGGCTTGCTAGAATATCTCTGTTGAAAAAATCCGAATGAATAAACTCGACAAATTGTCTGAATGGCTGAAGGATGCCGTACAAGGCGGGACCAAAGCTCCGCTGGTTTCGCATGTGCCAAGCGCTCAAGCTCCTGCGCCGGCGGTTCTTAAAAAGACTCGCGGTCCTTCGACTCATCCCAAGGTCCTGC from Candidatus Gracilibacteria bacterium encodes:
- the def gene encoding peptide deformylase is translated as MAIPVEKGTDNTILRTVSTPIRQITADIRKFADEMTKTMWKENGVGIAAPQCGRNIRMAIVRLNPGEKNEIIFPIINPEILERSEETEEGEEGCLSLPGVWGKVLRASRLTVSYKNLKNQEQTLVLEHFNARIIQHEVDHLDGVLFIDRAFEIEEKKRGKKSTTEQI
- the prfB gene encoding peptide chain release factor 2 → MQEIKDRLLLLQDEVKKSLKHLDLPAKKSALSTLEAEMAAPDFWSDQAHAQKISKEAGLIRETIGSWEKLEHDAQNLLDLTSMVEESDKETVNQIEKDTAEAEKLHGHLSIELYLSGPYDAENAILSFHAGTGGVDAQDFAEMLMRMYLRYCEARGWKATQLDLSPAEEAGIKSASFRVDGAYAYGYLKHEHGVHRLVRLSPFNAKQSRETSFAMVEVVPDLDEVELEIKEDDLEWDFFRAGGAGGQNVNKTSTAARVTHLPSGLSVACQTERSQVQNRENALKVLKTKLLALQEQNHLSTIQEIRGDHVQHSWGNQIRSYVLQPYQMVKDHRTDHETSQVDKVLNGELDEFIEASLKSQ
- a CDS encoding type II toxin-antitoxin system PemK/MazF family toxin codes for the protein MFKFGAIVLVPFPFTDLTSTKVRPALILSDAEAGAKDIIVAFVTSRGSEADAKGHWTLKTNEKYFKETGLKVDSTIRFDKLATLSKGIVLGELGLLKKEVLKKAKPKFLQVFGF
- a CDS encoding flippase; this encodes MSTAKKILSNTAIQVFGRAIMAGLSIVILKIISHFLSVEGYGQYTAVYEFLAFFGVAADLGLFTIAVREMSKGERDKTFIANNILGMRMTLGVVMMSLATVAAFLIPAYQDTFIPVGVAVASLSVFLAIMHGTVSSVLQVELRMQHATWGLVLGKAVSLAWMAAVIFYFFADEPSQAAFNQLMIAGVVGNLLSFLYTFYFALKVQRIRPQFTREYWKEVAITAAPYGTALILNMVYFRVSSLMLLFMEGPKELGYLGPAMRILEILNVIPVYFMNSVLPVLSKAVREGGTKVERIVQLAFNFLFMTGFPMAVGLYLLAYPIIFLITQPEFLSQLDKGIYGSDYALRILALAMFFSFLNSTFNYSLISLGKQNHLLWINGSAAALNIVVNLYLIPRLGFRGAALSSVGVELFILALSYLVARRYIHYRFDLVGLFKIALAGLLMGGAVYALKDPTYNLWGLQNLNVLVLAVGGAALYGGLLYLFGAIPEEFKKKASEKLA